One Streptococcus sp. zg-86 DNA window includes the following coding sequences:
- the ffh gene encoding signal recognition particle protein produces the protein MAFESLTERLQNVFKNLRRKGKISESDVQEATKEIRLALLEADVALPVVKDFIKKVRERAVGHEVIETLNPAQQIIKIVDEELTAILGSDTAEIIKSPKIPTIIMMVGLQGAGKTTFAGKLANKLKKEENARPLLIAADIYRPAAIDQLKTLGQQIDVPVFELGTGVAAVDIVKQGLEVAKQQNNDYVLIDTAGRLQIDQVLMNELRDVKALGQPNEILLVVDAMIGQEAANVAREFNDQLEVTGVILTKIDGDTRGGAALSVRHITGKPIKFTGTGEKITDIETFHPDRMSSRILGMGDLLTLIEKASQEYDEKKSLELAEKMRENTFDFNDFIDQLDQVQNMGPMEDLLKMIPGMAGNPALANLKVDEREIARKRAIVSSMTPAERENPDLLTPSRRRRIANGSGNSFVDVNKFIKDFNQAKAMMQGVMSGDMNKMMKQMGINPNNLPKNMPNNMDMSALEGMMGQGGMPDLSALGGAGMPDMSQMFGGGLKGKIGEFAMKQSMKRMANKMKKAKKKRK, from the coding sequence ATGGCTTTTGAAAGTTTAACCGAACGTTTACAGAACGTCTTTAAAAATCTGCGCCGTAAAGGCAAAATTAGCGAAAGTGATGTCCAAGAAGCAACCAAGGAAATCCGTCTTGCCCTTCTGGAAGCAGACGTTGCCTTGCCAGTCGTGAAAGATTTTATTAAGAAAGTCCGTGAACGTGCAGTTGGTCACGAAGTGATTGAAACGCTCAATCCTGCTCAACAAATTATCAAGATTGTTGATGAGGAATTGACAGCAATTTTAGGCTCTGATACAGCTGAAATTATCAAATCACCAAAAATTCCAACTATTATCATGATGGTTGGTCTGCAAGGGGCTGGTAAAACGACCTTTGCTGGAAAACTAGCTAACAAGCTCAAAAAAGAAGAAAATGCCCGACCTTTGCTGATTGCAGCGGATATTTATCGTCCAGCAGCCATTGATCAGTTAAAAACCTTAGGACAACAAATTGACGTTCCTGTCTTTGAGTTAGGTACAGGAGTCGCAGCAGTTGACATTGTCAAGCAAGGTCTTGAAGTAGCCAAACAACAAAATAACGACTACGTCTTGATTGATACGGCAGGGCGTTTGCAAATTGACCAAGTGCTGATGAATGAATTGAGAGATGTCAAGGCACTTGGTCAACCAAATGAAATCCTCCTCGTCGTAGATGCTATGATTGGTCAGGAAGCTGCTAACGTTGCTCGTGAGTTTAATGACCAGCTTGAGGTGACTGGGGTTATCTTAACCAAAATCGATGGGGATACTCGTGGTGGTGCCGCACTTTCTGTCCGTCATATCACTGGCAAACCAATCAAGTTCACAGGTACTGGTGAGAAAATTACCGATATTGAAACCTTCCACCCAGACCGTATGTCTAGCCGTATTTTGGGGATGGGAGATTTGCTGACTCTGATTGAGAAGGCTTCACAAGAATACGATGAGAAGAAATCGCTTGAACTCGCTGAAAAAATGCGAGAAAATACCTTTGATTTCAATGATTTTATTGATCAATTAGACCAAGTACAAAATATGGGACCGATGGAAGACCTGCTCAAGATGATTCCAGGAATGGCTGGAAATCCTGCCCTTGCTAATCTCAAGGTCGATGAGCGAGAAATTGCTCGAAAACGTGCGATTGTATCATCCATGACCCCAGCTGAACGTGAAAATCCTGATTTGCTGACTCCAAGCCGTCGTCGTCGGATTGCGAACGGCTCAGGAAATAGCTTTGTCGATGTCAACAAGTTCATTAAAGACTTTAACCAAGCAAAGGCTATGATGCAGGGGGTTATGTCTGGTGATATGAATAAGATGATGAAACAAATGGGAATCAATCCCAATAATCTTCCTAAAAATATGCCAAACAACATGGATATGTCCGCTCTTGAAGGGATGATGGGTCAGGGGGGAATGCCTGATTTATCAGCCTTAGGTGGTGCTGGCATGCCAGATATGAGTCAGATGTTTGGTGGGGGCTTAAAGGGTAAAATAGGTGAATTTGCCATGAAACAATCCATGAAGCGCATGGCAAATAAAATGAAGAAAGCAAAAAAGAAGAGAAAATAA
- a CDS encoding GNAT family N-acetyltransferase, whose protein sequence is MTLARAYAYRTLASKTRFIYQDLVPIGLFLYYDVPSENAYVLAEFFIGDSYQGKSYGTQALKMLLKQLKDEKRYPYLRLFYIKTNQAAKQFYEKETGMKMRLSWNISFII, encoded by the coding sequence GTGACGCTTGCAAGAGCCTACGCTTATCGAACGTTAGCAAGTAAAACTCGTTTTATTTACCAAGACCTGGTGCCAATTGGACTTTTTCTCTATTATGATGTTCCTAGTGAAAATGCCTATGTTCTTGCTGAATTTTTTATCGGAGATTCTTATCAAGGAAAATCTTATGGCACCCAAGCTCTCAAGATGTTGTTAAAGCAATTAAAGGACGAAAAACGCTATCCCTATCTCCGCCTGTTCTATATTAAAACGAATCAAGCAGCAAAACAATTTTATGAAAAGGAGACCGGGATGAAGATGAGATTGTCATGGAATATCTCGTTTATAATATAA
- the xerS gene encoding tyrosine recombinase XerS — protein MRRELLLEKIEQLKEIMPWYVLDYYQSKLAVPYSFTTLYEYLKEYRRFFEWLIDTDLVSATTIAEIPLDTLEQLTKKDMESFILYLRERPLLNANTTQNGVSQTTINRTLSALSSLYKYLTEEVENDQGEPYFYRNVMKKVSTKKKKETLAARAENIKQKLFLGDETMEFLEYVETQYPVKLSKRALSSFQKNKERDLAILALLLASGVRLSEAVNLNLADVNVKMMMIDVTRKGGKRDSVHVAGFAKPYLEAYLAIRQQRYKAEKTDLAFFLSEYRGLPNRMDASSIEKMVAKYSADFKIRVTPHKLRHTLATRLYDATKSQVLVSHQLGHANTQVTDLYTHIVNDEQKNALDQL, from the coding sequence ATGCGCCGCGAATTACTACTAGAAAAAATCGAACAATTAAAGGAAATAATGCCGTGGTATGTCTTGGACTACTACCAATCAAAGTTAGCTGTCCCCTACAGTTTTACGACCTTGTATGAATATTTGAAAGAATACCGACGATTTTTTGAATGGTTGATCGATACGGATTTGGTATCGGCAACGACTATAGCTGAAATCCCATTAGATACCTTGGAACAGCTCACTAAGAAAGACATGGAATCCTTTATTCTCTATCTACGGGAAAGACCCTTGCTGAATGCCAATACGACACAAAATGGGGTATCACAAACGACAATTAATCGTACCTTGTCTGCTCTATCAAGCCTCTACAAATACCTGACTGAGGAAGTTGAAAATGATCAGGGAGAGCCTTATTTTTACCGCAATGTTATGAAGAAGGTTTCAACCAAAAAGAAAAAGGAAACGCTTGCTGCTAGAGCTGAAAATATCAAGCAAAAACTCTTTTTGGGAGACGAAACCATGGAGTTTTTAGAGTATGTTGAGACCCAATATCCCGTCAAACTATCAAAGCGTGCTCTCTCCTCCTTCCAGAAAAACAAAGAACGAGATTTAGCCATTCTAGCCCTACTGCTGGCTTCTGGAGTACGCCTTTCTGAAGCGGTCAATCTTAATCTGGCTGATGTCAATGTAAAGATGATGATGATTGATGTTACACGAAAAGGTGGGAAACGAGACTCAGTTCATGTAGCGGGATTTGCAAAGCCTTACTTGGAAGCCTATCTTGCCATTCGTCAGCAACGTTACAAGGCTGAAAAGACGGATCTTGCCTTCTTCTTATCGGAATACCGTGGCTTGCCAAATCGTATGGATGCGTCCAGTATTGAAAAAATGGTCGCAAAATATTCTGCAGATTTTAAAATCCGAGTCACACCGCATAAACTCCGCCATACGCTAGCTACTCGTCTCTATGATGCGACAAAATCTCAAGTGCTTGTCAGCCATCAATTGGGTCATGCGAATACGCAGGTTACAGACCTCTATACCCACATTGTCAACGATGAACAGAAAAATGCTTTGGATCAATTATAA
- a CDS encoding phosphohexomutase domain-containing protein: MSHHALQNGSDIRGIAIATDELAVNLTPEAVIKIVHGLVRWLCQDETLHKVYQEGQLTIGIGRDSRLSGPSLVEAFTKEAIRIGVQVIDFGLATTPALFMSTQYEEFSCHAGIMVTASHLPYYFNGIKIFSQKGGAEHEDITFILENDEVLPAQENGTVRSEDLLTPYAADLVGKIRLANQGEEEPLKGLHIIVDAGNGAGGFFADKVLQALGADTNGSQFLDPDGTFPNHIPNPDNKEAMASIQAAVLKHQADLGIIFDTDVDRAALVTKSGEILNRNNLIAVLSQIILQEHPGTSIVTNSPTSEHLKRFIEELGGKQIRYISGYRNVINKAVHTNQEGIDCQLAIETSGHAAFKENYFLDDGTYVAAKILMLLPRLQAEGRSLDDLIAQLKQPVETQEVRFKLEAPDYRALGEQVIADLQAQMIDGFNFNPENEEGVRFDVTSPYGDGWFLLRMSLHEPLLVLQVENDQAGYIVPILRRLSAFLAAYPQVNQAKMKEIIGE, encoded by the coding sequence ATGTCACATCATGCTTTGCAAAATGGGTCTGATATTCGTGGAATCGCGATTGCAACAGACGAATTAGCTGTTAACCTCACACCTGAGGCCGTAATCAAAATCGTACATGGCTTAGTTCGTTGGCTGTGTCAAGACGAGACCCTTCATAAGGTCTATCAAGAAGGTCAATTAACGATTGGAATTGGTCGTGATAGCCGACTTAGCGGCCCTAGTTTAGTCGAAGCTTTTACAAAAGAAGCTATTCGTATTGGGGTACAAGTGATTGATTTTGGTCTAGCAACCACACCAGCCCTTTTTATGAGCACGCAGTATGAGGAATTTTCATGTCATGCCGGTATCATGGTAACAGCAAGTCACTTACCGTATTACTTTAATGGGATTAAAATCTTCAGCCAAAAAGGCGGTGCAGAACATGAGGATATTACTTTTATCCTAGAAAATGACGAAGTATTACCCGCTCAGGAAAATGGAACAGTTCGTTCAGAGGATTTGTTGACACCGTACGCAGCTGATTTGGTTGGAAAAATCCGCTTGGCAAATCAAGGTGAAGAAGAACCATTAAAAGGATTGCACATCATTGTCGATGCAGGAAATGGAGCCGGAGGTTTCTTTGCTGACAAGGTCTTACAAGCTTTAGGAGCAGATACAAATGGTTCTCAATTTCTTGATCCAGACGGGACCTTCCCAAACCATATTCCAAATCCAGACAACAAGGAAGCTATGGCGAGTATTCAAGCAGCAGTCCTTAAACATCAAGCTGACTTAGGCATTATCTTTGATACGGATGTAGACCGTGCTGCCTTGGTCACTAAATCAGGAGAGATTTTAAATCGGAATAATCTCATTGCCGTTCTCAGCCAAATCATTTTACAAGAACACCCTGGAACAAGCATTGTAACCAATTCCCCAACTTCTGAGCATTTAAAACGCTTCATTGAAGAACTAGGCGGTAAACAGATTCGTTATATCTCAGGCTATCGTAATGTCATCAATAAAGCGGTTCACACCAATCAAGAAGGGATTGATTGTCAACTGGCTATTGAAACATCTGGCCATGCTGCCTTTAAAGAAAATTATTTCCTTGATGATGGAACCTACGTCGCAGCCAAAATTCTCATGCTCTTGCCACGTTTACAAGCAGAAGGACGGAGCTTAGATGATTTAATTGCCCAGTTGAAACAGCCAGTCGAAACGCAAGAAGTCCGCTTTAAACTAGAAGCACCCGACTATCGTGCGCTAGGTGAGCAAGTAATTGCGGACTTACAAGCACAAATGATTGACGGCTTTAACTTTAATCCAGAAAACGAAGAAGGTGTGCGCTTTGATGTCACCTCGCCATACGGAGATGGCTGGTTCTTACTGAGAATGAGTCTTCATGAACCTTTATTGGTTCTCCAAGTGGAGAATGATCAAGCAGGTTACATTGTTCCAATTCTCAGACGTCTATCTGCATTTTTAGCAGCCTATCCTCAGGTGAATCAAGCAAAAATGAAAGAAATAATCGGAGAATAA
- a CDS encoding carbon-nitrogen hydrolase family protein, translated as MKLALVSGLMTSHALELQLERIEQYCKEAAECDIIVFGEAYLQGFDGLTWSYDRDKKRAVEQNSPEINRLKTIAQTYQMAISIGFFEKNEEKLYSSQLCIGATGDILSTYRRISQGWKEKGVGKQYQEGQRFEVFDYQGTRFVTAICGDLWHENLLNRLTALEYDICLWPVYIDYSPEEWQTAQHEYAEQTKKLSKPIYLVNSYSIDKQEAYGGVYLFENGQITPILPIGNYGIVKIE; from the coding sequence ATGAAGCTAGCCCTTGTTTCTGGTCTCATGACCAGTCATGCACTTGAACTGCAACTGGAACGAATTGAACAATATTGTAAAGAAGCAGCAGAATGCGATATTATCGTTTTCGGAGAAGCCTATCTCCAAGGATTTGATGGCCTTACATGGTCTTATGATAGGGATAAAAAACGGGCAGTTGAACAAAACTCCCCTGAAATAAACAGGCTAAAAACAATTGCTCAAACCTATCAGATGGCCATTTCGATTGGCTTTTTTGAGAAAAATGAAGAAAAACTCTACAGTAGCCAATTATGTATTGGGGCAACTGGAGATATCCTGTCTACCTATCGACGAATTTCACAAGGCTGGAAAGAGAAAGGTGTAGGCAAGCAGTATCAAGAAGGACAGCGTTTTGAAGTCTTCGACTATCAAGGTACACGCTTTGTCACAGCTATCTGTGGTGATTTATGGCACGAAAATTTGTTGAATCGTCTGACTGCCTTAGAATATGACATCTGCCTTTGGCCTGTTTACATCGATTATTCACCTGAAGAATGGCAGACTGCACAGCATGAATATGCGGAGCAGACAAAAAAGCTCTCTAAGCCTATCTACCTTGTTAATTCCTATTCAATAGACAAACAAGAGGCTTATGGTGGAGTCTATCTCTTTGAAAACGGGCAGATTACTCCTATCCTACCAATAGGAAACTACGGAATTGTGAAGATAGAATAG
- a CDS encoding sensor histidine kinase codes for MMIKFLKEYTGWYLVYFIIGISIVVLFLLYQLPFDFLLQSLFFTSILLAIWTVWLFFHFKRKQEIIENFTGEIKGTELNLPSDLAYLALLEREKEASNALILAYKSRENEWQSVVKMWSHQMKVPLAALSLMSQTNQLSQTEVNHQLLRLDNYMTNLLNYMKLSNQTSDFRFEMIEVRELIVDLVKKYRSQFLQKELSLDIKGEWQVKSDRKWLSFALSQVIDNAIKYSQNKKSIIIHLENGVTIIDQGIGILPEDLPRLFDEGFTGYNGREHQKASGFGLYLTKRVLTQLALSIDISSQIDQGTQVRVWKK; via the coding sequence ATGATGATAAAATTTTTAAAAGAATATACTGGTTGGTACCTCGTGTATTTCATCATCGGGATCAGTATAGTAGTCCTGTTTCTTCTTTATCAACTTCCTTTTGATTTCCTCTTACAAAGTCTCTTTTTTACCAGTATCCTCCTTGCTATCTGGACCGTTTGGTTATTTTTTCATTTTAAACGAAAACAAGAAATCATTGAAAACTTTACGGGAGAAATAAAAGGAACAGAGCTCAATTTGCCATCTGATTTGGCTTATTTGGCCTTGTTAGAACGCGAGAAAGAAGCAAGTAACGCCCTCATCCTTGCCTACAAATCTCGTGAAAATGAGTGGCAGTCCGTGGTCAAAATGTGGTCTCACCAGATGAAAGTCCCCTTGGCTGCCCTCTCTTTGATGAGCCAAACAAATCAGCTTTCTCAAACTGAGGTCAATCACCAATTATTGCGACTTGACAATTATATGACAAATCTTCTCAATTACATGAAGTTGTCCAATCAGACCAGTGATTTTCGCTTTGAGATGATTGAGGTTCGAGAACTGATTGTCGACTTGGTTAAAAAGTACCGCAGTCAGTTTTTGCAAAAGGAGTTGAGTCTTGACATAAAAGGGGAATGGCAGGTAAAAAGCGATCGGAAGTGGCTATCCTTTGCCCTGTCCCAAGTGATTGATAACGCTATTAAGTACAGTCAAAATAAAAAATCCATTATCATTCATCTGGAAAATGGCGTCACGATTATCGATCAGGGGATTGGAATTTTACCAGAGGATCTTCCCCGCTTATTTGACGAAGGATTTACCGGTTACAATGGGCGTGAACATCAGAAAGCCAGTGGATTTGGTCTTTATTTGACCAAACGGGTGCTCACCCAGTTAGCTTTATCGATTGATATTAGCAGTCAAATTGATCAAGGAACTCAGGTTCGTGTTTGGAAGAAGTAG
- a CDS encoding response regulator transcription factor, with amino-acid sequence MNKDKIYIVEDDETIVQLLMSHLSQNYHVKSVHNFRAVSQEIAEWQPDVVLMDISLPYFNGFYWTTEIRKTMTMPIIFISSSDDEMNAVMAMNMGGDDFIAKPFSLPLLDAKIAAFLRRIQQFTQINHLILEGYQLNMDGRFSYQDKHIQLSPTETKILTTLMQQQGQVVSKEKLLEQLWENEEFIDQNTLNVNMTRLRKKVSELRFDRIHTIRGVGYIVQ; translated from the coding sequence ATGAACAAAGACAAAATTTATATCGTAGAAGATGATGAAACGATTGTACAGCTATTGATGAGTCATCTGAGCCAAAACTATCACGTGAAAAGTGTCCATAATTTTCGTGCAGTGAGCCAAGAAATAGCAGAATGGCAACCCGATGTGGTTCTTATGGACATCAGTCTTCCGTACTTTAATGGCTTTTATTGGACGACAGAAATTCGCAAGACCATGACCATGCCGATTATTTTTATTTCCAGTAGCGATGATGAAATGAACGCTGTCATGGCGATGAATATGGGAGGAGATGATTTTATCGCCAAACCCTTCTCCCTTCCTCTTTTGGATGCTAAAATTGCTGCCTTTTTGCGCCGCATCCAACAGTTCACACAGATTAATCATCTTATATTAGAGGGCTACCAATTAAATATGGATGGGCGTTTCAGCTACCAAGATAAGCACATCCAACTCTCACCGACGGAGACTAAAATTCTCACTACCCTTATGCAACAACAAGGCCAGGTTGTAAGCAAGGAAAAGCTACTGGAACAACTGTGGGAAAACGAGGAATTTATTGATCAAAACACCTTGAATGTCAATATGACACGTTTACGTAAAAAAGTCAGCGAACTGAGATTTGATCGCATTCATACCATTCGTGGAGTGGGGTATATTGTTCAATGA
- a CDS encoding ABC transporter permease has product MFYLKLAYGNIQKSFQTFAPFILATLVLFVLNCSIILLMLSPIAKTMGTGALALGLGSGVLTIFSLIMEIYSFNFLMKQRGREFGLYNMLGMNKKKLALIATLELLMILILVIVLGSILSVAFANLMYLIFVNLLHGTNLHFEISFLALFLNSLIFSGIFFLLELLTIYKVQFSSPLILFKSKEEGEKEPRGNSLLAILALICLGVGYYLSLSSSQVTPIVVLYSFFIAVLFVIAGTYLFYISFIAWYLKRRRKQKKYFYTPEHFIATSQMIFRMKQHATGLANITILAIMAFVTIATTTSLYTNMTNTMDVLFPKESSITYHVQSRQEGEAVFQKAVLDTYPEKANDSIRYLSFAETISYDGSKTLPLNKETLNHPSITGFTTLYIMTQEDVRKLGNTIPELKEQQVGFYCPNQTSHLESVVLGKKTFDVVEGVQNIQVSDLLNTYNPALLIVSNDQVLQEFVQVFKESKAEGEQLVNYQVQTNLSREEFQALVGSTAGNFMTEDGSQSLGFVVQKEDFQNEILGFVGGFLFTGFLLGISFLLGAALIIYYKQYSEGHEDKKSYKILQEVGMSQTAVKKTINSQVLLVFFMPLGMAILHFIASLTMLKQMLLMFGVTSHRMIYTVSGITILLICLLYYIIYKWTSRAYYRIIER; this is encoded by the coding sequence ATGTTCTATCTCAAATTAGCTTATGGAAATATTCAGAAATCCTTTCAAACTTTTGCGCCCTTTATTCTAGCGACTTTAGTCCTTTTCGTCCTGAATTGTTCGATTATCCTCTTGATGCTAAGTCCTATTGCAAAAACAATGGGAACAGGAGCGCTAGCGCTTGGTTTAGGTAGTGGAGTTCTTACGATTTTTTCTCTTATCATGGAAATCTATAGCTTTAATTTCCTAATGAAGCAGCGTGGTAGGGAATTTGGTTTATACAATATGCTTGGCATGAATAAGAAAAAGCTGGCCCTGATTGCAACGCTTGAATTGCTGATGATTCTTATTCTGGTCATTGTTCTAGGAAGTATCTTGAGTGTAGCATTTGCCAACCTAATGTACTTGATTTTTGTCAATCTACTCCATGGAACCAATCTGCATTTTGAAATCTCTTTCCTAGCTCTTTTCCTCAATAGCCTTATTTTCTCAGGGATATTTTTCCTTTTGGAACTCTTAACTATTTATAAAGTACAGTTCTCATCTCCTCTCATTTTATTTAAAAGTAAAGAAGAAGGTGAGAAAGAGCCAAGAGGGAATAGTCTTCTTGCCATTTTGGCCCTCATTTGTCTTGGTGTAGGGTATTATCTATCTCTTTCATCTAGTCAAGTTACGCCGATTGTCGTTTTATACAGCTTCTTTATTGCGGTTTTATTTGTCATTGCAGGAACCTATCTCTTTTATATTAGTTTTATTGCTTGGTATTTGAAACGTCGTCGCAAGCAGAAGAAGTATTTCTATACACCGGAACATTTCATCGCAACATCCCAGATGATTTTCCGTATGAAACAGCACGCAACAGGGCTTGCCAATATTACTATTCTTGCTATTATGGCCTTTGTGACGATTGCAACAACTACGTCGCTCTATACTAATATGACAAATACTATGGATGTGCTCTTTCCGAAAGAAAGTAGCATTACCTACCACGTTCAAAGCAGGCAAGAAGGAGAAGCAGTTTTTCAGAAAGCGGTGCTTGATACCTATCCGGAAAAAGCAAACGATAGTATCCGTTATCTGAGTTTTGCTGAAACGATTTCCTATGACGGTAGTAAGACCCTTCCTTTAAATAAAGAGACTCTGAATCATCCTTCTATTACTGGATTTACCACTTTGTATATTATGACCCAAGAAGATGTTCGAAAATTGGGCAATACAATTCCTGAGTTAAAAGAGCAGCAAGTTGGATTTTACTGCCCAAATCAGACCAGTCATCTGGAATCAGTTGTTCTTGGAAAAAAGACCTTTGACGTCGTAGAAGGTGTACAAAATATTCAGGTTTCTGACTTGCTAAACACCTATAATCCTGCTCTACTTATCGTCAGCAATGATCAGGTACTCCAAGAATTTGTCCAAGTCTTTAAAGAAAGTAAGGCTGAAGGAGAACAGTTGGTGAATTATCAAGTCCAGACCAATCTAAGCCGTGAGGAATTTCAAGCCTTGGTTGGCTCAACTGCTGGAAATTTCATGACAGAAGACGGTAGTCAGAGTCTGGGGTTTGTTGTCCAAAAAGAAGACTTCCAAAATGAAATACTAGGTTTTGTAGGTGGTTTCCTCTTTACAGGCTTCTTGCTTGGAATCAGCTTCTTATTGGGGGCTGCCTTGATTATCTACTATAAACAGTATTCTGAAGGGCATGAAGATAAGAAATCTTACAAGATTCTTCAAGAGGTTGGAATGAGCCAAACTGCTGTTAAAAAGACCATTAACTCTCAGGTTTTACTTGTCTTCTTTATGCCACTAGGTATGGCCATTCTCCACTTCATCGCCTCTCTTACCATGTTGAAGCAGATGTTGCTCATGTTTGGCGTAACCTCACACAGGATGATTTATACTGTAAGTGGCATAACCATTCTCCTTATCTGCCTGCTGTATTATATCATTTACAAATGGACAAGTAGGGCTTATTACCGCATTATTGAAAGATAG
- a CDS encoding ABC transporter ATP-binding protein, giving the protein MFLEINHLEKIYRTRFSKEETRALQDVDFKVEEGEFIAIMGESGSGKTTLLNILATLDKPSNGNVILKNQDITKIKESQLADFRLRNLGFVFQDFNLLDTLSIRDNIFLPLVLARKSYHEMEARLAQLAPSLRIEDLLNKRPFELSGGQKQRIAIARSLITQPQLILADEPTAALDYRNSEDLLTLFEEINTAGQTILMVTHSANAASHARRVLFIKDGRIFHQLYKANKSSGDFAKEISLSMSALLGGE; this is encoded by the coding sequence ATGTTTTTAGAAATCAATCATTTAGAAAAAATCTATCGTACCCGTTTTTCAAAAGAAGAAACACGCGCCCTTCAAGATGTCGATTTTAAGGTCGAAGAAGGAGAATTTATTGCAATCATGGGAGAAAGTGGCTCTGGCAAGACAACCCTACTCAATATCCTGGCTACCCTTGATAAACCAAGCAATGGCAATGTTATTCTCAAAAATCAAGACATTACCAAAATCAAGGAAAGCCAACTAGCGGATTTCCGCCTGCGCAACCTCGGATTTGTCTTCCAAGATTTTAATTTATTGGATACCCTGTCAATACGTGATAATATTTTTCTGCCACTGGTATTGGCAAGAAAATCCTATCACGAAATGGAAGCACGACTAGCGCAACTTGCTCCAAGCTTACGGATCGAAGACTTGCTCAACAAGCGTCCCTTTGAACTTTCAGGTGGACAAAAGCAGCGAATAGCCATTGCCCGCAGTTTGATTACCCAACCGCAATTGATTCTTGCTGATGAGCCAACAGCAGCACTTGACTATCGTAATTCAGAAGATCTATTAACTCTCTTTGAAGAAATCAATACCGCAGGTCAAACCATTCTAATGGTAACCCATTCAGCCAATGCAGCTAGTCATGCTAGACGAGTCCTCTTTATCAAGGACGGCCGGATTTTTCATCAGCTTTATAAGGCTAATAAATCAAGTGGCGATTTCGCCAAGGAAATCTCACTCAGCATGTCTGCACTTCTAGGAGGTGAGTAA
- a CDS encoding ATP-grasp domain-containing protein → MNFIVISPYYPENFQPFTLELAKKGINVLGIGQEPYEQLGPDLQGALTEYFRVENLEDIEEVKRAVAFLFYRHGPIDRIESHNEYWLENDAVLREQFHVFGAKPKHLRKTKFKSKMKKYFKQAGVPVVPGQVIKTEKDIARAVKTIGLPMIAKPDNGVGAAATYKLTSLADVDHFAEQWDHETVYFFEKFVHSSEICTYDGLIDAEGNIVFETTFDYHYTPLELLEGQKDNAYYILKTIDPKLQAYGRSIVKTFGMKERFFHIEFFREGDDYIAIEYNNRPAGGFTVDVYNFAHSIDLYRDYASIVAGEEVAERRFAPQYCLAITRRDQTQYQHSEEELREHYANQLKMEKRMPRAFAALQGDTIYLLTTDSRKELDDMIAYISQTRS, encoded by the coding sequence ATGAATTTCATTGTTATTTCGCCCTATTATCCTGAAAATTTTCAACCCTTTACGCTTGAATTGGCTAAAAAAGGAATCAATGTCTTGGGAATTGGTCAAGAGCCATATGAACAGTTGGGTCCTGATTTACAAGGGGCATTAACAGAGTATTTCCGTGTCGAAAATCTGGAAGATATTGAGGAAGTCAAGCGTGCAGTTGCCTTTTTATTCTATAGGCACGGACCAATTGACCGAATCGAATCCCACAATGAATATTGGCTAGAAAATGATGCAGTTTTGCGAGAGCAATTCCATGTCTTTGGTGCTAAGCCAAAACACCTGCGGAAGACCAAGTTCAAATCAAAAATGAAGAAATATTTCAAGCAAGCAGGTGTTCCAGTCGTTCCTGGTCAGGTCATAAAGACTGAAAAAGACATTGCTAGAGCAGTGAAAACAATTGGTCTTCCGATGATTGCTAAACCGGATAATGGGGTCGGTGCAGCAGCAACTTACAAATTGACCAGCCTAGCAGATGTTGATCATTTTGCAGAGCAATGGGACCATGAAACCGTCTATTTCTTTGAAAAATTCGTTCATTCAAGTGAAATTTGTACCTACGATGGCTTAATAGATGCTGAAGGAAATATTGTCTTTGAAACAACCTTTGATTACCACTATACTCCGCTTGAGCTTTTAGAAGGTCAAAAAGACAATGCTTACTACATTTTGAAAACAATCGATCCAAAACTCCAAGCCTATGGTCGTTCGATTGTCAAAACCTTTGGCATGAAAGAGCGCTTCTTCCATATTGAATTTTTCCGTGAAGGCGATGACTATATTGCGATTGAGTACAATAATCGTCCTGCAGGCGGTTTTACAGTAGACGTTTATAACTTTGCTCATTCGATTGATTTGTACCGTGATTACGCTAGTATTGTGGCAGGAGAAGAAGTAGCTGAACGTCGCTTTGCTCCTCAGTACTGTCTTGCTATTACACGTCGTGACCAAACCCAGTATCAACATAGTGAAGAGGAATTGCGTGAGCACTATGCCAATCAACTAAAAATGGAAAAACGCATGCCACGCGCCTTTGCTGCTCTCCAGGGAGATACAATCTACCTTCTCACAACGGACAGTCGAAAAGAACTTGATGATATGATTGCTTATATCAGTCAAACTCGCTCCTAA